A part of Oncorhynchus masou masou isolate Uvic2021 chromosome 30, UVic_Omas_1.1, whole genome shotgun sequence genomic DNA contains:
- the LOC135522454 gene encoding LOW QUALITY PROTEIN: prostaglandin reductase 3-like (The sequence of the model RefSeq protein was modified relative to this genomic sequence to represent the inferred CDS: deleted 1 base in 1 codon), whose product MSTSFLLRNGKRVFSVIGGGCRGTDALSRVNFVSRRFIIDLSYSTHFMDFKGSSIPSSMKKLVVTKLSQNFRDAVALQTVPVPTPGDGDLLVRNRFVGINASDINYSAGRYDPSVKPPFDAGFEGIGEVVGLGLSASARYTIGDTVAYFADGAFAEYTVIPMIKTVPVPAVKPEFLTLLLSGATAYIAMKRLGDLVKGRTVLVTAAAGGTGQFAVQFAKQAGCHVVGTCSSNEKAGFLKTIGCDRPINYTSEDLSTTLRKEYPQGLDVVYESIGGRMFDMAVNNLANKGRLIVIGFISAYQTASGVPTVKGGTLPMKLLQKSASVRGFFLPHFLSDYKEAMGSMMQMFAKGKLLCEVDCGDMAPEGRFMGLESVFRAVDYMYAGKNVGKVVVEVTPPSLDSKL is encoded by the exons ATGTCCACCTCTTTCTTGTTGAGAAACGGTAAGAGGGTGTTTTCGGTAATCGGCGGGGGGTGCAGAGGAACCGATGCACTTTCTAGAGTTAATTTCGTATCGCGCCGCTTCATTATAGATTTGTCATACTCCACGCACTTCATGGATTTTAAAGGTTCCTCGATACCGAGCTCCATGAAAAAGCTGGTCGTAACGAAGCTTAGCCAGAATTTCAGAGACGCCGTTGCCTTACAAACTGTTCCAGTCCCGACACCTGGCGACGGGGACTTGCTTGTCAGAAATCG ATTTGTTGGAATCAATGCCTCGGACATCAACTACTCAGCAGGCCGCTACGACCCTTCGGTGAAGCCACCGTTTGACGCCGGGTTCGAGGGCATTGGCGAGGTGGTCGGACTCGGCCTGAGTGCCAGCGCCCGCTACACCATTGGCGACACCGTGGCCTACTTTGCCGATGGGGCCTTTGCGGAGTACACGGTCATACCCATGATCAAGACCGTACCCGTACCCGCGGTGAAGCCAGAGTTCCTCACCCTGCTGTTAAGTGGTGCCACGGCCTATATCGCCATGAAGCGGCTTGGCGACCTGGTGAAGGGGCGA ACGGTGCTGGTGACGGCCGCTGCCGGTGGCACAGGACAGTTTGCTGTGCAGTTCGCCAAACAGGCCGGCTGCCACGTTGTGGGCACCTGCTCCTCCAATGAGAAGGCTGGCTTCTTAAAGACCATTGGCTGCGACAGGCCCATCAACTACACGTCCGAGGACCTGAGCACCACGCTGCGCAAAGAGTACCCACAAGGCCTGGACGTAGTCTACGAGTCCATAGGTGGCAGAATGTTTGACATGGCGGTCAACAATCTGGCCAATAAGGGTAGGCTGATCGTGATTGGGTTCATCTCAGCGTACCAAACGGCATCAGGGGTCCCAACTGTTAAAGGAGGAACTCTGCCCATGAAGCTGCTCCAGAAGTCAGCTAGCGTGAGGGGGTTCTTCCtacctcacttcctgtctgactACAAGGAGGCGATGGGAAGCATGATGCAGATGTTTGCTAAAGGGAAGCTGCTGTGTGAAGTGGACTGTGGCGACATGGCCCCCGAGGGCCGTTTCATGGGACTGGAGTCTGTCTTTAGGGCTGTGGACTACATGTATGCTGGGAAAAACGTGGGAAAGGTGGTGGTTGAGGTGACTCCACCCTCGCTGGACAGCAAACTGTGA
- the LOC135522453 gene encoding teashirt homolog 1-like yields the protein MPRRKQQEPRRSAAYSPEDEFKAGAVDEEHLQDDGLSLNGEDTAYLCNEEEDGGQPPSYRASPLSNGTNPDAGYGSPLSDASDRLTDYKSTSSRDGHEREEAPLPSGPNNGLSLRDSLAQMKAVYANLISDASWSSIAMDIMKATPATAGAIPIPTATSPTTTTTHNNNHSENSNASSHPHNGRRSTATANHQASSGSGSSNGTVATSISSNSGTSSGGGGASNGGGASNGGAVAYDWHQAALAKTFQHTPYQLLPEPSLFSTVQLYRQNNKLYGSVFTGASKFRCKDCSGAYDTLVGLTVHMNESGHYRDDNKDKEEERGKRWSKPRKRSLMEMEGKEDAQKVLKCMYCGHSFESLQDLSVHMIKTKHYQKVPLKEPVPALATKLMPSAKKRALQDALVSPCSPDSVHGSGGHMPQGDVGKDPKSTTNPYVTPNNRYGYQNGASYTWQFEARKAQILKCMECGSSHDTLQQLTAHMMVTGHFLKVTNSASKKGKQLVFDSVVEEKIQSIPLPPTTTRLPVPSVKSQPVSPALSCGSDEKREPEDERMEASEPREKKIKEEKEEPGEKTEVNAGSYKYLTEEDLEEAPKGGLDILKSLENTVSSAISKAQTGTPQWGGGYPSIHAAYQLQGHMKHAALHSSVQSVQIQPVFNSGLRGLVNQDSGSVSHSPRSPASPPSLRSNVTAMEELVEKVTRKAVAAAVKKEKEEKMVSLDRHRHSSSITSPSPVLKEQRDHQSGPNDLTVGKPLVRNSSPGNLESEMVCKKEPKESLVDNHHSHSKNGPETRQSPITNGTNSLGIITDHSPERPFINPLSALQSIMNNHLGKASKPVSPAGDPLAMLYKISNSVMEKPAFNQTQAKQAEPINRYYQYENNDQPMDLRKSKNSNSNNNNNSNSNSSTVINSNSSINGNKPIMSSLSLSDISSPLRENALMDISDMVKNLTGRLTPKSSAPSSISEKSDADGSAFEDALEDLSPVQKRKGRQSNWNPQHLLILQAQFCSSLRETPEGRYAMTDLGPQERVHICKFTGLSMTTISHWLANVKYQLRRTGGTKFLKNMDSCQPVFLCGDCASQFRTASAYIGHLESHLGFSLKDLSKLSNEHLREQQAASKVITDKMTFGSTLASLTSPDDDTGSVYQCRLCNRTFVSKHAVKLHLSKTHGKSPEDHLVFVTALEKLEK from the exons ATGCCGAGGAGAAAGCAGCAAGAGCCCAGGCGATCAGCAG CTTACTCACCAGAGGACGAGTTTAAGGCTGGAGCAGTCGACGAGGAACACCTGCAGGATGACGGGCTGTCACTGAACGGGGAGGACACTGCGTACCTTTGCAacgaggaagaggatggaggcCAGCCGCCCAGCTACCGGGCCTCTCCACTCAGTAACGGCACCAACCCAGACGCTGGCTACGGCTCCCCGCTCAGCGATGCCAGTGACCGGCTCACAGActacaagagcacctcctccaggGATGGCCATGAGAGGGAGGAAGCCCCCCTCCCCTCTGGACCGAACAATGGCCTCTCACTGAGGGACAGCTTGGCTCAGATGAAAGCTGTCTATGCAAACCTGATCTCAGATGCCTCTTGGTCCAGCATTGCCATGGACATCATGAAAGCCACGCCTGCTACTGCTGGCGCCATCCCCATCCCCACCGCCACCAgccccaccactaccaccacacacaacaacaaccacagtgaGAACAGCAATGCTAGCAGCCACCCCCACAATGGGAGAAGGAGTACTGCCACCGCCAACCACCAAGCAAGCAGTGGCAGTGGCAGCTCTAACGGCACCGTGGCTACCTCCATCAGTAGCAACAGTGGCACCAGCAGTGGCGGTGGCGGCGCTAGTAACGGTGGCGGTGCTAGTAACGGTGGGGCTGTGGCCTATGACTGGCACCAGGCAGCCTTGGCTAAGACCTTCCAGCATACCCCTTACCAACTGCTGCCTGAGCCCAGCCTGTTCAGCACGGTGCAGCTCTACCGCCAGAACAACAAGCTCTACGGCTCAGTCTTCACCGGCGCCAGCAAGTTCCGCTGCAAAGACTGCAGCGGCGCCTACGACACGCTGGTGGGGCTCACGGTCCACATGAACGAGTCGGGCCACTACCGTGACGACAACAAGGACAAGGAGGAAGAGCGGGGCAAGCGCTGGTCCAAGCCCCGCAAGCGCTCCCTGATGGAGATGGAGGGCAAAGAGGACGCTCAGAAGGTGCTCAAGTGCATGTACTGCGGCCACTCCTTCGAGTCTCTGCAGGACCTGAGCGTCCACATGATCAAGACCAAGCATTACCAGAAAGTGCCCCTCAAAGAACCAGTGCCAGCCCTGGCCACTAAACTGATGCCCTCTGCCAAAAAAAGAGCCCTCCAGGACGCCCTGGTATCCCCATGCTCCCCAGACTCTGTCCATGGTAGCGGTGGCCACATGCCTCAAGGGGACGTTGGAAAAGACCCCAAGTCCACGACAAACCCCTATGTCACACCCAACAACCGCTACGGCTATCAGAACGGTGCCAGCTACACTTGGCAGTTTGAGGCTCGCAAGGCCCAGATCCTGAAGTGTATGGAGTGCGGGAGCTCCCACGATACACTGCAGCAGCTGACTGCCCACATGATGGTCACAGGCCACTTCCTCAAGGTCACCAACTCCGCCTCAAAAAAGGGCAAGCAGCTAGTGTTTGACTCAGTGGTGGAGGAGAAGATCCAATCCATCCCTCTGCCACCCACCACCACAAGGCTTCCCGTCCCCAGCGTCAAATCTCAGCCTGTCTCCCCTGCACTCTCCTGCGGCTCTGACGAAAAGAGAGAACCGGAAGACGAGAGGATGGAGGCAAGTGAACCCAGGGAGAAAAAGAtcaaagaggagaaggaagagccAGGTGAGAAGACTGAGGTGAATGCTGGATCGTATAAATATCTGACAGAGGAGGACCTGGAGGAGGCTCCTAAAGGAGGTTTGGACATCCTCAAGTCCCTGGAGAACACTGTGTCCAGTGCCATCAGCAAGGCCCAGACGGGCACGCCCCAGTGGGGTGGTGGCTACCCCAGCATCCACGCTGCTTACCAGCTCCAGGGCCATATGAAACATGCAGCACTGCACTCCTCGGTCCAGAGTGTGCAGATCCAGCCGGTGTTCAACAGCGGGCTCCGCGGCCTGGTGAACCAGGACTCAGGCTCAGTGAGCCACTCCCCCAGGAGCCCTGCATCTCCGCCCTCTCTCAGGAGCAATGTTACTGCCATGGAAGAGCTGGTGGAGAAGGTCACAAGGaaagctgttgctgctgctgtgaagaaagagaaagaggagaagatggTCAGCTTGGACCGCCACAGGCATTCATCCTCCATCACGTCGCCGTCTCCTGTACTGAAAGAGCAGAGGGACCACCAATCAGGGCCCAATGACCTCACTGTCGGGAAGCCCCTCGTGAGGAACAGCAGCCCTGGAAATTTAGAGTCGGAGATGGTCTGCAAAAAGGAGCCCAAAGAGAGCCTGGTAGACAACCACCACAGCCATTCAAAGAACGGCCCAGAGACTCGCCAGTCACCCATCACCAACGGCACCAACAGCTTGGGCATCATCACCGATCACTCACCAGAGAGGCCTTTCATCAACCCCCTCAGCGCACTTCAGTCAATCATGAACAACCACCTGGGCAAGGCCTCCAAGCCCGTCAGCCCCGCGGGCGACCcgctggccatgctctacaagaTCAGCAACAGCGTGATGGAGAAACCGGCCTTCAACCAGACTCAAGCCAAGCAAGCCGAGCCCATCAACCGCTACTATCAGTACGAGAACAACGACCAGCCTATGGACCTGAGGAAGTCCaaaaacagcaacagcaacaacaacaacaacagcaacagcaacagcagcactgtcatcaacagtaacagcagcataaatGGTAACAAACCCATAATGTCaagcctgtctctgtctgacatTTCTTCTCCTCTGAGAGAGAATGCTTTGATGGACATATCAGACATGGTGAAGAACCTTACAGGCAGGCTGACACCCAAGTCCTCCGCCCCGTCATCCATCTCAGAGAAGTCGGACGCAGACGGCAGTGCATTCGAGGATGCTCTGGAGGACCTCTCCCCGGTCCAGAAGAGGAAAGGGCGGCAGTCCAACTGGAACCCCCAGCACCTCCTCATCCTCCAGGCTCAGTTCTGCTCTAGCCTGCGGGAGACCCCGGAGGGCCGCTACGCCATGACGGACCTCGGCCCCCAAGAGCGGGTTCACATCTGCAAGTTCACAGGCCTCTCCATGACCACCATCTCTCACTGGCTGGCCAACGTCAAGTACCAACTCCGGCGGACTGGCGGGACCAAGTTCCTGAAGAACATGGACTCCTGCCAGCCTGTGTTCCTCTGCGGTGACTGTGCCTCGCAGTTCAGGACTGCGTCCGCCTACATCGGCCACCTGGAGTCTCACCTGGGCTTCAGCTTGAAGGACCTGTCCAAGCTGTCCAATGAGCACCTACGGGAGCAGCAGGCTGCCTCCAAGGTGATCACAGACAAAATGACTTTTGGCAGCACCCTGGCATCCCTGACCTCACCAGACGACGACACTGGCTCAGTTTACCAGTGCAGGCTTTGCAATCGGACATTCGTCAGCAAGCACGCAGTCAAACTGCACCTCAGCAAGACCCATGGCAAGTCACCAGAAGATCACCTGGTGTTCGTCACTGCTCTTGAGAAACTGGAGAAGTAG